One stretch of Gavia stellata isolate bGavSte3 unplaced genomic scaffold, bGavSte3.hap2 HAP2_SCAFFOLD_255, whole genome shotgun sequence DNA includes these proteins:
- the LOC132321304 gene encoding putative uncharacterized protein DDB_G0291608 → PQCPHVPVSPSHVPMTPSPSCPQCPRVPNVPHSPQCPHVPQCPHDPQSPMSPMSPMSPMSLCPSKSPNSPNVSMTLCPLPMSP, encoded by the exons TCCCCcaatgtccccatgtccctgtgtccccctcCCATGTCCCCATGACCCCCAGTCCCtcatgtccccaatgtccccgtgtccccaatgtcccccat TCCCCCcaatgtccccatgtccctcaATGTCCCCATGACCCCCagtcccccatgtcccccatgtccccaatgtcccccatGTCTCTGTGTCCTTCCAAGTCTCCcaat TCCCCCAATGTCTCCATgaccctgtgtcccctccccatgtccccatga